The genomic DNA CCTGTGGCAACGGTACGGGCGATTATCCGGCAGACGGGATTGACTATAGAGAAATTCATGAAGATTACCGAATGACTACTTCACATCTTCCTTAACTCTACCAATCCGTAAAAAACGAAGGCAAAATATTACAAATTAAACATTAACAATTATATCGAAGTAAAAAGGAGTTCTTATGTCTGAAGTTGTGACTTTCGGAGAGGTGATGATACGGCTCATGCCTGTCGAGCACCTGCCCTTCGAGGAAGCCGATATGCTCTATTCACTCGTCGGCGGGTCGGAATACAATATGGCCGTATCGTGCAGACGGATGGGGCATTCCGCCGTGTTCGTCACTGTTGTTCCCGATAACCCGTACGGCGCACGTATCATAGCCCAGTGTGACCGTCACGCAATCGGCGGCGGCATCAAAAAAGTGAAATTCGACGGTCTCGGACGCGTACGGATGGGGCAGTACCTTGTCGAGCAGGGATACGGTTCCCGCGGGGATGTTGTAACCTACGACCGGTACGGCTCCGCGATCTCGCAGGTGAAAAAGGGCGATTTCGACTGGAAAGAGATTTTCAAGGGCGCGAAGTGGTTCCATTTCTCGGGAATCACCCCAGCGCTCGGTGCGAACGTCGCCGAGGTATGCATGGAAGCCTGCGAGACAGCCCGCTCCATGGGGCTTAAAATATCTATCGACCTCAACTACCGGGGGAAGCTCTGGACGAAGGATCAGGCCAGGAAGACCATGTCTGAGATTGTTGGGTATGTCGATATTGTCATTGGCAATGAAGAGGACTGCGCCACCTGTCTCGGCATCGTTCCGGAGGGCGTTGACGACAACTACAAAGACCTGAAAACCGGGGCGTACAAGGTCGTCGCCGATAAGGTATTCTCCCGGTGGGGCAATGTAAAAATGGTCGCGACAACACTCAGGGAGGTAATACAGGCGAATATCAACATGTGGCGTGCCATCGTGGTTGACCGTGCCAGCGGAAAGCTCTTTGAATCGAAAAAGTACGAGGTTCATGTCATCGACCGCCTCGGCGGCGGCGATTCATTCAGCGGAGCGTTGGTAAGCGGTCTTATCGAGGGTATGGATACCCAGGATGCCCTCGAGCTCGCTGTCGCCTGGTCGAATCTGACGCACACCTATGTTGGCGACATCTGCATGGCCACGCGCGGAATGGCTGAAAAAATTGCAGCCGGCGGCGGAGCGAGAGTTCAGCGATAAACCATGTTTATACCGATCATGTATCTTTTCAATTCGGGGCGCCCGTTTTTTTCACGGGCGCCCTTAATATTTCTTCCGTTTGTGCCGATAGGAATATCAGAACGGTTACAGGAAGGACGGGAATATGAACGGTGCCATTTCCGGTGTTCGAGACGCATCTGTTTCCGCGGATATGCGTGGCCTGACACAGCAGACGAATGGAAAAGAAACTGCCGAATCGTCTCTGGTTGAAAACATCTTAAACAAACAATCAGCCACAGTACGACGGAGTGTATTCACCCTCAAGCAGAATCCTGAGCCGTTACCTCCGGCACTCGGAACAACGGAAGTTCTGCCTTTGTACTACAAGATGAGCGACCGGTCGGCCATAATCCAACAGCGTGCTTTTACCAGGGAACAGATTCCCGAGCCTCTGCCTCCCGCTGTCGGCTCGACCGACATATTTGCCTTCAAAAGCCTCATTTCGCAGCAG from bacterium includes the following:
- a CDS encoding sugar kinase — its product is MSEVVTFGEVMIRLMPVEHLPFEEADMLYSLVGGSEYNMAVSCRRMGHSAVFVTVVPDNPYGARIIAQCDRHAIGGGIKKVKFDGLGRVRMGQYLVEQGYGSRGDVVTYDRYGSAISQVKKGDFDWKEIFKGAKWFHFSGITPALGANVAEVCMEACETARSMGLKISIDLNYRGKLWTKDQARKTMSEIVGYVDIVIGNEEDCATCLGIVPEGVDDNYKDLKTGAYKVVADKVFSRWGNVKMVATTLREVIQANINMWRAIVVDRASGKLFESKKYEVHVIDRLGGGDSFSGALVSGLIEGMDTQDALELAVAWSNLTHTYVGDICMATRGMAEKIAAGGGARVQR